One part of the Coffea eugenioides isolate CCC68of chromosome 10, Ceug_1.0, whole genome shotgun sequence genome encodes these proteins:
- the LOC113749558 gene encoding mediator of RNA polymerase II transcription subunit 1, with protein sequence MERSEPALVPEWLRCTGNVGGGSPSSHHFSSSSLHSDVSSSSAWNRCSRSNSDKDSQRSPFLERNHSSNCRRSSGNNGSAKHPYSSFNRSHRDRNREKDKDRSTVGDFWDRDSSDPLESILTSVEKSSLRRSQSLVSRRTVELLPRKSEELKNGMNLNQYIANGSHLGGSNISGVHKVAFEKDFPSLGNEEKQGGSSIGRLSSPALSTAVQSLPVVNSGLLGGEKWTSALAEVPSVIGSNSIGNLSAQQSAIATPSASSTAMAGLNMAEALSQAPPRARLTPQVPDKTQRLEELAIKQSRQLIPMTPSMPKALVSSSSDKSKQPKAAARVNEMVVTPRNMQQQQQQPIYSPQLPNQSRAGQVRSDASNASHAGKFLVLKAAKENGANSNAKDASSPTNNSIRKVAVSQIPLSAITPIALTSPTNPKASTLDKKAAALSLNSRPTAEKKFSLSQAQSRSDFFNLMRKKTLRNTSSAISDSVSVISSPCAVKSEENSTEANSAPISPLVNENGSQMITDGDSHSSGDQVQSFVDAGERNLYLNGALYPDEEEAAFLRSLGWEENGEDVEITDEEIVAFYEEYQKFVPSLKVWRGIQPKCSMLSESHSSNSVAASSESGSVASEYEA encoded by the exons ATGGAAAGAAGTGAACCTGCATTAGTTCCAGAATGGTTGAGATGTACAGGAAATGTTGGTGGTGGCAGCCCTTCAAGCCACCatttttcatcttcttctttGCACTCAG ATGTTTCTTCGTCCTCAGCATGGAATAGATGTTCTAGAAGCAACAGTGATAAGGATAGTCAGCGGTCTCCTTTTCTGGAACGTAATCATTCATCTAATTGTAGGCGTAGTTCAGGAAATAATGGTTCTGCAAAGCATCCATACAGCAGTTTTAATAGAAGTCACCGGGATAGAAACCGTGAAAAAGATAAAGACAGGTCCACTGTTGGGGATTTCTGGGATCGAGATTCTTCTGATCCTTTGGAGAGTATTTTAACAAGTGTTGAAAAGAGTTCCTTGAGACGCTCTCAGTCATTAGTGTCCAGGAGAACAGTTGAATTGTTACCCCGTAAGTCAGAGGAATTGAAAAATGGCATGAACCTGAATCAGTATATTGCAAATGGCAGTCATCTGGGGGGAAGTAATATAAGCGGTGTTCATAAGGTTGCATTCGAAAAGGATTTTCCTTCTCTTGGAAATGAAGAAAAGCAGGGAGGATCTAGTATTGGGAGGCTATCTTCACCTGCTCTTAGTACAGCTGTTCAGAGTCTTCCTGTAGTTAACTCAGGGTTGCTTGGTGGTGAGAAATGGACTTCTGCCTTGGCGGAGGTGCCCTCTGTAATTGGCAGCAACAGCATTGGGAACTTAAGTGCTCAGCAAAGTGCTATTGCAACTCCGTCTGCTTCTTCAACTGCAATGGCTGGCCTTAACATGGCTGAGGCGTTATCACAGGCTCCACCGCGTGCACGCCTCACTCCCCAA GTACCTGATAAGACACAGAGGTTAGAAGAATTAGCCATAAAGCAGTCTCGGCAACTAATTCCTATGACACCATCGATGCCCAAAGCCTTG GTTTCCAGTTCTTCAGACAAATCAAAGCAACCAAAAGCTGCAGCAAGAGTAAATGAGATGGTCGTTACTCCTAGGAATATGCAGCAACAGCAGCAGCAACCAATCTATTCACCTCAACTTCCTAATCAATCTCGTGCTGGCCAAGTCAGGTCTGATGCTTCAAATGCCTCTCATGCTGGAAAGTTTCTGGTTCTGAAGGCTGCAAAGGAGAATGGTGCCAACTCTAATGCTAAGGACGCTTCTAGTCCAACTAACAATTCCATTAGAAAGGTGGCAGTAAGCCAGATTCCACTATCTGCAATAACTCCAATTGCTCTGACAAGCCCTACTAATCCAAAGGCTTCCACTCTTGACAAGAAGGCAGCTGCATTGTCTCTGAATTCGAGACCTACCGCAGAGAAGAAATTTTCCTTGTCTCAAGCACAGAGTAGGAGTGATTTTTTTAACCTCATGAGGAAGAAGACCTTGCGTAATACTTCTTCTGCCATCTCGGATTCAGTTTCTGTCATTTCATCTCCTTGTGCTGTTAAGTCTGAGGAAAATAGTACAGAAGCTAATAGTGCTCCAATAAGTCCTCTTGTTAATGAGAATGGGAGTCAGATGATCACTGACGGTGATAGTCACAGCTCTGGTGATCAGGTGCAAAGTTTTGTGGATGCTGGAGAGAGAAATTTGTATCTTAATGGAGCACTCTATCCAGATGAAGAAGAGGCTGCATTCCTTCGTTCACTTGGGTGGGAGGAAAATGGGGAAGATGTGGAAATTACAGACGAGGAGATCGTTGCCTTTTATGAGGAG